The Skermanella pratensis genome has a window encoding:
- a CDS encoding ImuA family protein produces the protein MPDSSKAAKAAALADLRGRIRRMEGIGGADGERLLPFGVPEIDRVLPDGGLPLGCLHEIVGGDGPPGAAASGFGAALLARIAGHQGRGGSSGGCGGQVVWITRSDDLYAPGLTPYGLMPDRLITVRARRDGDIVWAIEESLRCHSLRAVLGEVGDIDMVASRRLQLAAESGGVTAFLLRSAAPRLAATASVTRWSLRPEPSVPHAGEPGLGAPRWRVGLIRCRGGRPGEWLVEWNGAGLTAVPDAASIPGPSSRPAAGLEEGLALQRSSSSVW, from the coding sequence ATGCCCGATTCATCCAAGGCTGCCAAGGCGGCGGCTCTGGCCGATCTGCGCGGGCGCATCCGGCGGATGGAGGGGATCGGCGGGGCCGACGGCGAGCGCCTGCTGCCGTTCGGCGTTCCGGAAATCGACCGCGTGCTGCCGGATGGCGGGCTGCCGCTGGGCTGCCTGCACGAGATCGTCGGGGGTGACGGTCCGCCCGGCGCGGCGGCCAGCGGATTCGGCGCCGCCCTGCTGGCCCGGATCGCCGGGCACCAGGGTCGCGGGGGGAGTTCCGGGGGGTGCGGCGGCCAGGTGGTCTGGATCACTCGGAGCGACGATCTCTACGCGCCGGGGCTGACGCCCTACGGCCTGATGCCCGACCGGCTGATCACCGTCCGCGCCCGGCGCGACGGCGACATCGTATGGGCGATCGAGGAATCGCTGCGCTGCCATTCCCTGCGAGCGGTGCTGGGAGAGGTCGGCGACATCGACATGGTCGCCAGCCGCCGCCTTCAGCTGGCGGCCGAGAGCGGCGGCGTGACCGCGTTCCTGCTGCGCAGCGCCGCCCCCCGGCTGGCGGCGACCGCGTCGGTGACGCGCTGGAGCCTGAGGCCGGAGCCCAGCGTTCCGCATGCCGGCGAGCCCGGCCTGGGAGCACCCCGCTGGCGGGTCGGCCTGATCCGCTGCCGGGGCGGCCGGCCGGGAGAGTGGCTGGTGGAATGGAACGGCGCCGGCCTCACGGCGGTACCGGACGCCGCCTCCATCCCGGGGCCTTCCTCAAGGCCGGCGGCCGGACTTGAGGAAGGCCTGGCGCTTCAGCGCAGTTCATCCAGCGTCTGGTAG
- a CDS encoding CBS domain-containing protein, with protein MKISTFLDLKGRTVVTVRPNDSISKVTHLLKLHRVGCVVISEDGKHVDGIVAVRDIVYAMAERESRIRHLSGADLLDTPVSSIMTKAVKTCGPDDSVRQVLENMTRWHILHVPVVDRGVLCGIVSVDDVVKLAIAEMDLEKGALQDRARLYQTLDELR; from the coding sequence ATGAAAATCAGCACCTTTCTGGACCTGAAAGGCCGGACCGTCGTGACGGTGCGCCCGAACGATAGCATCTCCAAGGTCACCCACCTGCTCAAACTGCACCGGGTCGGCTGCGTGGTGATCAGCGAGGACGGCAAGCATGTCGACGGCATCGTCGCGGTGCGCGACATCGTCTATGCCATGGCCGAACGCGAGAGCAGGATCCGGCATCTCAGCGGAGCCGACCTGCTCGACACGCCGGTCAGCTCGATCATGACCAAGGCGGTCAAGACCTGCGGGCCGGACGACTCCGTGCGCCAAGTGCTGGAGAACATGACGCGCTGGCATATCCTGCATGTGCCGGTGGTCGACCGCGGCGTGCTCTGCGGCATCGTCAGCGTCGATGACGTGGTCAAGCTGGCCATCGCGGAAATGGACCTGGAGAAGGGCGCGCTCCAGGACCGCGCGCGCCTCTACCAGACGCTGGATGAACTGCGCTGA